From Mercenaria mercenaria strain notata unplaced genomic scaffold, MADL_Memer_1 contig_4024, whole genome shotgun sequence, a single genomic window includes:
- the LOC128553594 gene encoding uncharacterized protein LOC128553594, with product MRFRLEKYAVTTGIEKAFLHVGLQEKDRDVTRFLWLTDPSDPKSQLCTYRFKAVLFGATCSPFILNATILKHLELNKTNKAAEIIKRDLYVDNILSSFEENKDLLTYFRDARDLMKCASMNLRSWSSNNSELKAIATREGVIDRDEVTKVLGMCWKPETDTMAYRHHKIPTLDSVTKRDILRYSSRIYDPLGLLSPVTVRAKLLLQQLWKDKFDWDVPLPLEVQDKWNKLAEDLNTVTDTEFSRQYIRQSKHKQTINNSRTKSTLNVFVDSSLKSYGAAVYIVNADGSRLVIAKNRVAPVKPMTLPQLELMAAVVGARLVQHVQDSLNISDVICWSDSQIVLHWLSTSKPLKQFVQNRVIEIQTLTKNYPWHYCPTSANCIKLLTAR from the coding sequence ATGCGATTTCGATTGGAAAAGTACGCTGTAACCACAGGCATAGAAAAAGCTTTCCTACATGTGGGACTACAAGAAAAAGACAGGGATGTTACCCGGTTTTTGTGGCTCACTGATCCTAGTGATCCTAAATCTCAACTTTGCACATACCGATTCAAAGCAGTGTTGTTCGGCGCGACGTGCTCACCGTTCATTCTTAACGCCACTATTCTCAAACACCTGGaattgaacaaaacaaacaaagcagcCGAGATTATAAAGAGAGATTTATATGTTGACAATATACTCTctagttttgaagaaaataaagATCTACTCACCTATTTCCGTGATGCACGTGATCTGATGAAATGTGCCAGTATGAACTTAAGATCGTGGTCTTCTAACAACTCCGAACTAAAAGCTATCGCCACACGAGAAGGAGTCATAGATAGAGATGAAGTAACCAAAGTACTAGGTATGTGCTGGAAACCGGAAACAGATACCATGGCATACAGACATCACAAGATACCAACGTTAGACTCTGTAACCAAGAGGGACATTCTAAGATATTCATCACGAATTTATGATCCACTAGGTCTGTTAAGCCCGGTAACAGTAAGGGCAAAATTACTTCTTCAGCAATTATGGAAAGATAAGTTTGATTGGGATGTACCGTTACCACTAGAGGTGCAAGATAAATGGAACAAGCTGGCTGAAGATCTGAACACAGTTACAGATACAGAGTTTTCCAGACAGTACATACGGCAGTCAAAGCATAAACAGACCATAAATAATTCAAGAACAAAAAGTACTCTCAATGTATTTGTCGATTCCAGTCTCAAATCATATGGAGCAGCAGTATACATAGTGAACGCAGATGGATCCAGATTGGTGATCGCGAAAAATCGGGTAGCTCCCGTGAAACCCATGACATTACCACAGCTCGAACTTATGGCCGCAGTAGTCGGCGCCAGATTAGTTCAACACGTACAAGATTCCTTGAACATTTCCGACGTCATCTGCTGGTCCGATAGCCAGATTGTGCTTCATTGGTTATCAACATCTAAACCATTGAAACAGTTCGTGCAGAACAGAGTGATAGAAATACAAACACTTACCAAAAATTACCCATGGCACTACTGTCCAACATCAGCCAATTGTATAAAACTTTTAACCGCGCGGTAA